One segment of Streptomyces sp. TG1A-8 DNA contains the following:
- a CDS encoding ATP-dependent DNA helicase UvrD2, whose amino-acid sequence MTAATHPSLVSLVPQAPDSADAVLEGLDPEQREVATTLRGPVCVLAGAGTGKTRAITHRIAYGVRAGVLQPSSVLAVTFTNRAAGEMRGRLRQLGAHGVQARTFHSAALRQLQYFWPRAVGGGLPRLVDRKIPLVADAAAACNLRLDRGELRDAAAEIEWSKVTQTVPADYPYAVAKAGRQAPRDPAEIAHLYAAYEDLKRDRAVIDFEDVLLLTVAVLQDRHDIADQVRAQYQHFVVDEYQDVSPLQQRLLELWLGGRDSLCVVGDASQTIYSFTGATPDHLLDFRARHPDATVVKLVRDYRSTPQVVRLANGLLAQASGRAANHRLELVSQRPSGPEPVYTEYADEPAEAEGAARRIRELIDAGVPAAEIAVLFRTNSQSETYEQALADAGVPYQLRGAERFFDRPEVRRAMAAVRAAARFGGNDALLDDAVGLPSQVRAVLSGEGWTSEPPAGSGAVRERWESLAAFVHLAHDFAAAHPKATLGDFMTELDERANAQHAPTVQGVTLASLHAAKGLEWDAVFLVGIAEGMVPITYAKTDEQIEEERRLLYVGVTRARERLHLSWALSRSPGGRPSRRPSHFLDGLRPGSAATVGRSGAAAGGVERGVRGDVPAAHRRAQRTPARCRVCGRTLTDAGEMKLMRCEDCPSDMDEGLYERLRQWRAVQAERSGQPDFCVFTDRTLMAIAETRPGSPAELSRIPGVLSRKLRRYGTDVLAICAGQEVSEDSGDD is encoded by the coding sequence GTGACAGCAGCAACACACCCCTCCCTCGTCTCCCTCGTCCCGCAGGCACCGGACTCGGCCGACGCGGTGCTCGAAGGGCTCGATCCCGAGCAGCGCGAGGTGGCCACCACCCTGCGCGGACCGGTGTGCGTCCTGGCCGGAGCCGGCACGGGCAAGACCCGGGCCATCACCCACCGCATCGCCTACGGGGTGCGTGCGGGCGTCCTGCAGCCCTCCAGCGTGCTCGCCGTCACCTTCACCAACCGGGCCGCGGGGGAGATGCGCGGCCGGCTGCGCCAGCTCGGTGCCCACGGCGTGCAGGCCCGCACCTTCCACTCCGCCGCGCTGCGCCAGCTGCAGTACTTCTGGCCGAGGGCGGTCGGCGGCGGCCTGCCCCGGCTCGTCGACCGCAAGATCCCGCTCGTCGCCGACGCGGCCGCCGCCTGCAACCTCCGCCTCGACCGGGGGGAACTGCGCGACGCCGCCGCCGAGATCGAGTGGTCCAAGGTCACCCAGACCGTCCCCGCGGACTACCCCTACGCGGTCGCGAAGGCCGGCCGCCAGGCCCCGCGCGACCCGGCCGAGATCGCCCACCTCTACGCCGCCTACGAAGACCTCAAGCGGGACCGCGCGGTCATCGACTTCGAGGACGTCCTGCTGCTGACCGTCGCCGTCCTCCAGGACCGGCACGACATCGCCGACCAGGTCCGCGCCCAGTACCAGCACTTCGTCGTCGACGAGTACCAGGACGTCAGCCCCCTGCAGCAGCGGCTGCTGGAGCTGTGGCTCGGCGGCCGCGACAGCCTGTGCGTCGTCGGGGACGCCAGCCAGACGATCTACTCGTTCACGGGAGCAACGCCCGACCACCTGCTCGACTTCCGCGCCCGCCATCCCGACGCGACCGTCGTCAAACTGGTGCGCGACTACCGCTCCACCCCCCAGGTGGTCCGCCTCGCCAACGGCCTCCTCGCCCAGGCCAGTGGCCGCGCCGCCAACCACCGGCTGGAACTGGTCTCCCAGCGCCCGTCCGGCCCCGAGCCCGTCTACACCGAGTACGCGGACGAGCCCGCCGAGGCCGAGGGAGCCGCCCGCCGCATCCGCGAGCTGATCGACGCCGGCGTCCCGGCCGCCGAGATCGCCGTCCTGTTCCGCACGAACTCCCAGTCCGAGACCTACGAGCAGGCCCTCGCCGACGCCGGGGTCCCGTACCAGCTGCGCGGCGCCGAGCGCTTCTTCGACCGGCCCGAGGTGCGCAGGGCCATGGCCGCCGTGCGCGCCGCGGCCCGCTTCGGCGGCAACGACGCCCTGCTGGACGACGCCGTCGGCCTGCCCTCCCAGGTGCGCGCCGTGCTGTCGGGCGAGGGCTGGACCAGCGAACCGCCGGCCGGTTCCGGAGCCGTCAGGGAGCGCTGGGAGTCGCTGGCCGCGTTCGTCCACCTCGCCCACGATTTCGCCGCCGCCCACCCCAAGGCCACCCTCGGCGACTTCATGACGGAGCTGGACGAACGGGCGAACGCCCAGCACGCGCCGACCGTCCAGGGCGTCACCCTCGCCTCCCTGCACGCGGCCAAGGGCCTGGAGTGGGACGCCGTCTTCCTCGTCGGCATCGCCGAGGGCATGGTGCCGATCACCTACGCGAAGACGGACGAGCAGATCGAGGAGGAGCGCCGCCTCCTCTACGTCGGCGTGACCCGCGCCAGGGAACGGCTCCACCTCTCCTGGGCCCTGTCCCGCTCACCCGGCGGACGGCCCAGCCGCAGACCCAGCCACTTCCTCGACGGACTGCGCCCCGGTTCGGCCGCCACCGTCGGCCGCTCCGGGGCCGCCGCCGGGGGCGTCGAACGCGGCGTCCGCGGTGACGTCCCGGCCGCCCACCGGCGCGCCCAGCGCACCCCGGCCCGCTGCCGGGTCTGCGGACGCACGCTCACCGACGCGGGCGAGATGAAGCTGATGCGCTGCGAGGACTGCCCCTCCGACATGGACGAAGGTCTCTACGAGCGGCTGCGCCAGTGGCGGGCGGTGCAGGCGGAGCGCAGCGGGCAGCCCGACTTCTGCGTCTTCACGGACCGGACCCTCATGGCCATCGCCGAGACCCGGCCCGGCAGCCCGGCGGAGCTCTCCCGCATCCCCGGTGTCCTCAGTCGCAAACTGCGGCGCTACGGAACCGATGTGCTGGCCATCTGCGCAGGTCAGGAGGTCAGTGAGGACTCCGGGGACGACTGA
- a CDS encoding mycoredoxin codes for MQGTVTMYSTTWCGYCRRLKSQLDREGIAYTEINIEQDPESAAFVEKANGGNQTVPTVLFEDGSTLTNPSLAQVKQKLAA; via the coding sequence ATGCAGGGCACTGTGACGATGTACAGCACGACTTGGTGCGGCTACTGCCGCCGGCTCAAGAGCCAGCTGGACCGCGAGGGCATCGCCTACACCGAGATCAACATCGAGCAGGACCCCGAGTCCGCCGCCTTCGTGGAGAAGGCCAACGGCGGGAACCAGACCGTGCCGACTGTGCTCTTCGAGGACGGGTCCACGCTGACGAACCCGTCGCTGGCCCAGGTGAAGCAGAAGCTCGCCGCCTAG
- the nudC gene encoding NAD(+) diphosphatase has translation MTTWTDHTADRPISLTAPSGIDRAAHHRLDEAWLAAAWSHPTTRCFVVSGGQVLIDETPDGRTELVMTPSFEAPLTEAHRYFLGIDGDGVSYFALQKDSLPGRIDQSARPAGLREAGLLLSPRDAGLMVHAVGLENWQRTHRFCSRCGERTVIAAAGHIRRCPACGAEHYPRTDPAVIMAVTDADDRLLLGRQVHWPEGRFSTLAGFVEPGESVEHAVRREVFEEAGITVGPVEYVASQPWPFPSSLMLGFTARATSTDIDVDGDEIHEARWFSREELHTAFESGEVLPPYGISIAARLIETWYGKPLPTRSFV, from the coding sequence GTGACCACCTGGACCGACCACACCGCCGACCGACCCATCTCGCTGACCGCCCCGAGCGGCATCGACCGCGCCGCCCACCACCGGCTCGACGAGGCCTGGCTCGCGGCGGCGTGGAGCCACCCCACGACCCGCTGCTTCGTGGTCTCCGGCGGCCAGGTGCTCATCGACGAGACGCCGGACGGCCGGACCGAACTCGTCATGACCCCCTCCTTCGAGGCGCCGCTCACCGAGGCGCACCGCTACTTCCTCGGCATCGACGGGGACGGCGTGAGCTACTTCGCGCTCCAGAAGGACTCGCTGCCCGGCCGCATCGACCAGTCAGCGCGCCCGGCGGGCCTGCGGGAGGCGGGCCTGCTGCTGTCACCGCGCGACGCCGGCCTCATGGTGCACGCCGTCGGGCTGGAGAACTGGCAGCGCACCCACCGCTTCTGCTCCCGCTGCGGCGAGCGCACGGTCATCGCCGCCGCCGGCCACATCCGCCGCTGCCCGGCCTGCGGTGCCGAGCACTACCCGCGCACCGACCCGGCCGTGATCATGGCCGTCACCGACGCGGACGACCGGCTCCTGCTCGGCCGCCAGGTGCACTGGCCCGAGGGCCGCTTCTCGACGCTCGCCGGCTTCGTCGAGCCCGGCGAGTCCGTCGAGCACGCGGTGCGCCGCGAGGTCTTCGAGGAGGCCGGCATCACCGTCGGCCCGGTCGAGTACGTGGCCAGCCAGCCCTGGCCGTTCCCGTCCAGCCTCATGCTGGGCTTCACGGCCCGCGCCACCTCGACCGACATCGACGTGGACGGCGACGAGATCCACGAGGCCCGCTGGTTCTCCCGTGAGGAGCTGCACACGGCCTTCGAGTCCGGCGAGGTCCTGCCGCCCTACGGCATCTCCATCGCCGCCCGCCTGATCGAGACGTGGTACGGCAAGCCGCTGCCGACGAGGAGCTTCGTCTGA
- a CDS encoding dipeptidase has product MSQTPDSAVRPYIEQQRAAFLDDLAAWLRIPSVSARPDHAPDVRRSADWLAAKLRETGFPTAEVWRTPGAPAVFAEWPSDDAEAPTVLVYGHHDVQPAAREDGWDSDPFEPVIRGNRLHARGAADDKGQVFLHTLGVRAHLAATGRTAPAVNLKLLVEGEEESGSPHLRALVEERAGRLAADAVIVSDTGMWSADTPTVCTGMRGLAECEIRLYGPDQDIHSGSFGGAVPNPATAAARLVAALHDEHARVAVPGFYDGVVDLTDRERELFAELPFDEEQWLRTAKSHAAHGEAGHTTLERVWARPTAEVNGIGGGYQGPGSKTIVPSSAMVKLSFRLVAGQDPGHIEKAVRAWAAEQVPAGIRAEITFGPATRPCLTPLDHPALQSVVRAMGRAFASPVRFTREGGSGPAADLQEVLGAPVLFLGISVPSDGWHAPNEKVELDLLLKGAEASAYLWGDLAEHWRRAP; this is encoded by the coding sequence ATGAGCCAGACCCCGGACAGCGCCGTCCGCCCGTACATCGAGCAGCAGCGCGCCGCCTTCCTCGACGACCTCGCCGCGTGGCTGCGCATCCCCTCCGTGTCGGCCCGGCCCGACCACGCGCCCGACGTACGCCGCAGCGCCGACTGGCTCGCCGCCAAGCTCCGGGAGACCGGCTTCCCGACCGCCGAGGTCTGGCGGACCCCGGGCGCCCCGGCCGTCTTCGCCGAGTGGCCCTCGGACGACGCCGAGGCGCCCACCGTCCTGGTCTACGGCCACCACGACGTCCAGCCCGCCGCCCGCGAGGACGGCTGGGACAGCGACCCCTTCGAACCGGTGATCCGCGGCAACCGCCTCCACGCGCGCGGTGCCGCCGACGACAAGGGACAGGTCTTCCTCCACACGCTCGGCGTCCGCGCCCACCTCGCCGCCACCGGCCGCACCGCCCCCGCCGTGAACCTCAAGCTGCTCGTCGAGGGCGAGGAGGAGTCCGGCTCCCCGCACCTGCGGGCCCTCGTCGAGGAGCGCGCCGGGCGGCTGGCCGCCGACGCCGTGATCGTCTCCGACACCGGCATGTGGTCCGCGGACACCCCGACCGTGTGCACCGGCATGCGCGGCCTCGCCGAGTGCGAGATCCGGCTGTACGGCCCCGACCAGGACATCCACTCGGGCTCCTTCGGCGGTGCCGTCCCCAACCCGGCCACCGCCGCCGCCCGCCTGGTCGCCGCCCTGCACGACGAGCACGCGCGCGTGGCGGTCCCCGGCTTCTACGACGGCGTCGTGGACCTGACCGACCGGGAGCGCGAGCTGTTCGCCGAACTGCCCTTCGACGAGGAGCAGTGGCTGCGCACCGCCAAGTCGCACGCGGCCCACGGCGAGGCCGGCCACACCACCCTGGAGCGCGTCTGGGCCCGCCCGACCGCCGAGGTCAACGGCATCGGCGGCGGCTACCAGGGTCCCGGCAGCAAGACGATCGTCCCGTCCTCGGCCATGGTGAAGCTGTCCTTCCGGCTGGTCGCCGGCCAGGACCCCGGCCACATCGAGAAGGCCGTCCGCGCCTGGGCCGCCGAGCAGGTGCCCGCCGGCATCCGGGCCGAGATCACCTTCGGCCCGGCCACGCGCCCGTGCCTGACCCCGCTGGACCACCCCGCGCTGCAGTCCGTGGTCCGCGCCATGGGCCGCGCCTTCGCGAGCCCCGTCCGCTTCACCCGCGAGGGCGGCTCCGGACCCGCCGCCGACCTCCAGGAAGTCCTCGGCGCACCCGTCCTCTTCCTGGGCATCTCCGTCCCCTCCGACGGCTGGCACGCCCCGAACGAGAAGGTCGAACTGGACCTCCTCCTCAAGGGAGCCGAGGCCAGCGCGTACCTGTGGGGCGACCTCGCCGAGCACTGGCGCCGCGCCCCCTGA
- a CDS encoding ATP-dependent DNA helicase: MSSSSSTRRPPHPPARQGSRGAYRLVRTPPARVDPPRMDAAQRAVAGHRTGPLLVLAGPGTGKTTTLVESVARRIADGADPERILVLTFSRKAAVDLRDRMALRIGAARAPRATTFHSYCYALVRAHQDSGLFVQPLRLLSGPEQDVTVRELLAGQPGLERLGLRHVRWPDELRACLTTRGFADEVRAVLARSRELGLGPGTLDAFARRIGRPDWRAAAAFLAEYLDVLDLQGVIDYAELVHRAVLLARRPGAADRLAAQYDAVYVDEYQDTDPAQVRLLHALAGGGRTLVAFGDPDQSIYTFRGADVNGILEFPAAFPCADGRPAPVEVLRTSRRSGAALLAATRLITRRMPLPRLPADKVRAHREPTAVRDGGRVEVYTYPTPGTEQENVADILRRAHLEDGVPWGDMAVLVRAGSRSIPTLRRALTAAGVPLDIDGDDLPLRHEPAVAPLLTALRVVATAEAAARPGTDAPPARPRHGRGSAGAPADPVDPVDPVAPAAPAAPAAPADGDGTSADGDGASPPPEGRDGAPPAPAGEDDASDVPGGAWLDAETALTLLTSPLAGMDAADLRRLGRALREEERAAGNPLPPPSDELLAQALAEPERLVAHDPAYARGAQRLGALLRKARERLAGGGTAEEALWDLWEGTPWPARLERSARRGGAAGRNANRDLDAVCALFATAARAEERTGGRGALNFLEEIEAEDIAADTLTRRAVRPDAVRLMTAHRAKGLEWRLVVVAGVQEGLWPDLRRRGSLLEADRIGRDGLAEPLTPGALLAEERRLFYVAATRARERLVVTAVKAPADDGDQPSRFLTELGVEPRDVTGRPRRPLSVAALVAELRATTVDPHASAALREAAARRLARLAALADEEGRPLVPSAHPHRWWGMFEPTESKVPLRHRDQPVVLSGSALDQLARTCALQWFLGREVKADAPATTAQGFGNVVHVLADEVASGRTPADLDVLMERLESVWNALAFDAPWKSAQEKDNARAALERLLNWHVLDRTGRTAVASEQDFDVTLEAGDYQVRIRGQMDRVEADGEGRAYVVDFKTGKQAPSAAEVARHPQLAVYQLAVREGAVDTAFDGVRPEPGGAELVHLRQSAAQRDGGDGLPKVQTQEPLAGEWVGELLATAAGKVLDERFTPTAGQHCAHCAFRASCSARPEGRHVVE; the protein is encoded by the coding sequence GTGAGCTCCTCCTCCTCCACCAGGCGCCCGCCGCACCCCCCGGCGCGGCAGGGAAGCCGTGGTGCGTACCGGCTGGTCCGTACGCCTCCGGCCCGGGTGGACCCGCCTCGCATGGACGCCGCGCAGCGCGCCGTGGCCGGCCACCGGACCGGCCCGCTGCTCGTCCTCGCCGGTCCCGGCACCGGGAAGACCACCACCCTGGTGGAGTCCGTGGCGCGGCGCATCGCCGACGGCGCGGATCCGGAACGGATCCTGGTGCTGACGTTCAGCCGCAAGGCCGCCGTCGACCTGCGCGACCGGATGGCCCTGCGCATCGGAGCGGCCCGCGCGCCCCGGGCGACCACCTTCCACTCGTACTGCTACGCCCTGGTCCGCGCCCACCAGGACAGCGGCCTGTTCGTGCAGCCGCTGCGCCTGCTGTCCGGCCCGGAGCAGGACGTCACCGTCCGGGAACTGCTCGCCGGGCAGCCCGGGCTGGAGCGGCTCGGCCTGCGGCACGTGCGCTGGCCGGACGAACTGCGCGCCTGCCTGACCACGCGCGGTTTCGCCGACGAGGTCCGCGCCGTCCTCGCCCGCAGCCGCGAACTGGGCCTCGGCCCCGGCACCCTGGACGCCTTCGCCCGCCGCATCGGCCGCCCCGACTGGCGGGCCGCCGCCGCCTTCCTCGCCGAGTACCTCGACGTGCTCGACCTGCAGGGCGTCATCGACTACGCGGAACTGGTCCACCGCGCGGTGCTGCTGGCCCGCCGCCCCGGGGCCGCGGACCGGCTCGCCGCCCAGTACGACGCCGTGTACGTCGACGAGTACCAGGACACCGACCCCGCCCAGGTGCGGCTCCTGCACGCCCTGGCGGGCGGCGGCCGCACCCTGGTCGCCTTCGGCGACCCCGACCAGTCGATCTACACGTTCCGCGGCGCCGACGTGAACGGCATCCTGGAGTTCCCGGCCGCCTTCCCGTGCGCGGACGGCCGCCCCGCCCCCGTCGAGGTGCTGCGCACCTCCCGCCGCTCCGGCGCCGCCCTGCTGGCCGCGACCCGCCTGATCACCCGGCGCATGCCGCTGCCCCGGCTGCCCGCCGACAAGGTGCGCGCGCACCGCGAGCCGACGGCCGTGCGCGACGGCGGCCGGGTCGAGGTCTACACCTACCCGACGCCCGGTACGGAGCAGGAGAACGTCGCCGACATCCTGCGCCGGGCGCACCTGGAGGACGGCGTCCCCTGGGGCGACATGGCCGTCCTGGTGCGCGCCGGCTCCCGGTCCATCCCCACCCTCCGCCGCGCCCTGACCGCCGCGGGCGTCCCCCTCGACATCGACGGTGACGACCTGCCCCTGCGTCACGAGCCCGCGGTGGCCCCGCTGCTGACGGCCCTCCGGGTGGTCGCCACGGCGGAGGCGGCGGCCCGGCCCGGCACGGACGCACCGCCCGCCCGGCCGCGTCACGGACGCGGGTCCGCCGGGGCCCCGGCGGACCCAGTGGACCCAGTGGACCCAGTGGCCCCGGCGGCCCCGGCGGCCCCGGCGGCCCCGGCGGACGGGGACGGGACGTCGGCGGACGGGGACGGAGCCTCCCCGCCGCCGGAGGGCCGGGACGGCGCCCCGCCCGCCCCGGCCGGCGAGGACGACGCCTCCGACGTGCCGGGCGGTGCCTGGCTCGACGCCGAGACCGCCCTCACCCTGCTCACCTCGCCCCTCGCCGGTATGGACGCCGCCGACCTGCGCCGCCTCGGGCGCGCCCTGCGCGAGGAGGAGCGGGCGGCCGGCAACCCGCTGCCGCCGCCCTCGGACGAGCTGCTCGCGCAGGCGCTCGCGGAGCCCGAGCGCCTGGTCGCGCACGATCCGGCGTACGCGCGCGGCGCGCAGCGGCTCGGCGCGCTGCTGCGCAAGGCCCGCGAGCGCCTCGCGGGCGGTGGCACGGCCGAGGAGGCCCTGTGGGACCTGTGGGAGGGCACGCCGTGGCCCGCGCGCCTGGAGCGGTCCGCCCGGCGCGGCGGCGCGGCGGGCCGCAACGCCAACCGCGACCTGGACGCGGTGTGCGCGCTGTTCGCCACCGCCGCGCGCGCGGAGGAGCGCACCGGAGGCCGCGGCGCCCTGAACTTCCTGGAGGAGATCGAGGCCGAGGACATCGCCGCCGACACCCTCACCCGCCGCGCGGTGCGCCCCGACGCCGTCCGCCTGATGACCGCGCACCGCGCCAAGGGCCTGGAGTGGCGGCTGGTCGTCGTCGCCGGCGTCCAGGAGGGCCTGTGGCCGGACCTGCGCCGCCGCGGCTCGCTGCTGGAGGCCGACCGGATCGGCCGCGACGGACTCGCCGAACCGCTGACCCCGGGCGCCCTGCTCGCCGAGGAGCGCCGCCTGTTCTACGTGGCCGCCACGCGCGCGCGGGAGCGGCTCGTCGTCACCGCCGTGAAGGCGCCGGCCGACGACGGCGACCAGCCCTCCCGCTTCCTGACCGAGCTGGGCGTCGAGCCCCGGGACGTCACGGGTCGCCCGCGCCGCCCGCTGTCCGTCGCCGCGCTCGTCGCCGAACTGCGCGCCACCACGGTCGACCCGCACGCCTCCGCGGCCCTGCGCGAGGCCGCCGCCCGGCGCCTGGCCCGGCTCGCCGCGCTCGCGGACGAGGAGGGCCGCCCCCTGGTGCCGTCCGCGCATCCCCACCGCTGGTGGGGGATGTTCGAGCCGACCGAGAGCAAGGTGCCGCTGCGTCACCGCGACCAGCCCGTGGTGCTGTCCGGCAGCGCCCTCGACCAACTCGCCCGCACCTGCGCCCTGCAGTGGTTCCTGGGCCGGGAGGTGAAGGCCGACGCGCCCGCCACCACCGCCCAGGGCTTCGGCAACGTCGTCCACGTCCTCGCCGACGAGGTCGCCTCCGGCCGCACCCCCGCCGACCTCGACGTGCTGATGGAACGCCTGGAGTCGGTGTGGAACGCGCTCGCCTTCGACGCACCCTGGAAGTCGGCCCAGGAGAAGGACAACGCGCGCGCGGCACTCGAACGCCTGCTGAACTGGCACGTGCTGGACCGCACCGGACGCACCGCGGTGGCCAGCGAACAGGACTTCGACGTCACGCTGGAGGCGGGTGACTACCAGGTCCGCATCCGCGGCCAGATGGACCGCGTCGAGGCCGACGGCGAGGGCCGGGCCTACGTCGTGGACTTCAAGACCGGCAAGCAGGCGCCCAGCGCCGCCGAGGTGGCCCGCCACCCGCAGCTCGCCGTCTACCAGCTCGCCGTCCGCGAGGGCGCCGTGGACACCGCTTTCGACGGCGTGAGACCCGAACCGGGCGGCGCCGAGCTGGTGCACCTCAGGCAGAGCGCCGCGCAGCGGGACGGCGGCGACGGCCTGCCCAAGGTGCAGACCCAGGAACCGCTCGCGGGGGAGTGGGTCGGCGAACTGCTGGCCACCGCCGCCGGGAAGGTGCTCGACGAGCGGTTCACGCCCACCGCCGGCCAGCACTGCGCGCACTGCGCGTTCCGCGCCTCGTGCAGCGCCCGGCCCGAGGGGCGGCACGTGGTCGAGTGA
- a CDS encoding MGMT family protein — protein MSEQSPAGDTREPFDALPEYAERVLEVAERIPPGRVMTYGDVAEWLEEGGPRQVGRVMALYGGSVPWWRVVRADGVLLPGHELRALAAYRAEGTPLREAGRSAEGHLPRLDMRRARWDGGAEGHT, from the coding sequence ATGAGCGAGCAGAGTCCGGCCGGGGACACCCGCGAGCCCTTCGACGCGCTGCCGGAGTACGCCGAGCGGGTCCTGGAGGTCGCCGAGCGCATCCCGCCCGGGCGGGTCATGACGTACGGGGACGTCGCCGAGTGGCTGGAGGAGGGCGGCCCGCGCCAGGTGGGCCGGGTGATGGCCCTCTACGGCGGCAGCGTCCCCTGGTGGCGCGTGGTGCGGGCCGACGGGGTCCTGCTGCCCGGCCACGAACTGCGCGCGCTCGCCGCCTACCGTGCGGAGGGCACGCCGCTCAGGGAGGCCGGCAGGAGCGCCGAGGGCCACCTGCCGCGGCTCGACATGCGGCGGGCGCGCTGGGACGGGGGTGCGGAGGGTCACACCTGA